Proteins from a single region of Lentimicrobium saccharophilum:
- a CDS encoding ChaN family lipoprotein produces MRRTLYILTLFITLSAMRSDLPAYKLYNAKGKSVEFGKLVKAASDADIVLFGELHNNPVCHWLQLELTRALYEQHGDKLMLGAEMFEADNALIINEYLSKKVNDRNFESEARLWPNYKTDYKPLLVYARDNGIPFIATNIPRRYASLVNREGFEGLSALSPEALQYIAPLPPAYDPELPGYKGMIEMMGGAGGHVNENLPKAQAIKDATMAHFILKNFTKGKLFLHFHGTYHSDNYEGIMWYLKNQNPDLKILTIKSAEQASVDSLEVANSGKADFTLVIPETMTKTH; encoded by the coding sequence ATGAGAAGAACACTTTACATTCTGACCCTGTTTATCACGCTCTCCGCCATGCGAAGCGACCTCCCTGCCTATAAATTATACAATGCAAAAGGGAAATCCGTAGAATTCGGCAAATTGGTAAAAGCAGCTTCAGATGCCGATATTGTGCTTTTCGGAGAACTGCACAACAATCCTGTTTGCCATTGGCTGCAACTTGAGCTGACCAGGGCCCTTTACGAACAGCACGGGGATAAACTGATGCTGGGAGCTGAGATGTTCGAGGCAGACAATGCATTGATCATCAATGAATACCTCTCAAAAAAGGTTAACGACAGAAATTTTGAGTCCGAAGCAAGGTTGTGGCCAAATTACAAGACCGACTATAAACCTTTACTGGTTTATGCCAGGGATAACGGGATTCCGTTTATCGCGACCAATATACCGCGCCGCTATGCTTCGCTGGTAAACCGTGAAGGATTTGAAGGATTATCGGCTTTAAGCCCGGAAGCACTGCAATATATTGCCCCTTTGCCACCGGCCTATGACCCTGAATTACCAGGCTATAAAGGAATGATTGAAATGATGGGCGGAGCCGGCGGGCACGTCAATGAGAACCTGCCAAAGGCCCAGGCAATCAAAGATGCCACCATGGCGCACTTTATCCTGAAAAATTTCACAAAAGGAAAGCTGTTTTTACACTTTCACGGGACTTATCATTCCGACAATTATGAAGGCATTATGTGGTACCTGAAAAATCAGAACCCGGACCTTAAAATTCTTACTATAAAAAGTGCGGAACAGGCTTCAGTCGACAGTCTCGAAGTAGCAAACTCAGGAAAAGCGGATTTTACGCTGGTGATTCCTGAAACAATGACCAAAACCCATTAA
- a CDS encoding GtrA family protein translates to MVDIFTQEVAYKFVKFGAVGFSGVFVDFGFTYICKEWLKIQKYVSNAIGFTIAASSNYYLNRIWTFHSNNPEIAVEYGRFLLISLIGLLINTLVLWALVSKAKFNFYFAKLLAIGVVTVWNFVVNLNYTFVA, encoded by the coding sequence ATGGTTGATATTTTTACACAGGAAGTAGCCTACAAGTTTGTTAAATTCGGTGCTGTTGGTTTTTCCGGTGTTTTCGTCGATTTCGGATTTACATACATCTGTAAAGAATGGCTTAAAATCCAGAAGTATGTTTCCAATGCGATTGGATTTACCATCGCAGCCAGCAGCAATTATTACCTCAACCGTATCTGGACATTTCACAGCAACAACCCGGAAATTGCCGTTGAATACGGCCGGTTTCTGCTGATTTCCCTGATAGGGTTGCTGATAAATACATTGGTGCTTTGGGCCCTGGTATCAAAGGCAAAATTTAATTTCTATTTTGCCAAGCTCCTGGCCATCGGCGTGGTCACCGTCTGGAATTTTGTGGTTAACCTTAATTATACCTTTGTGGCCTGA